Part of the Moraxella osloensis genome, TTGGGGGTAGTAGTAATGTTCACGTTGCTGCCCCTGATGTCAATATTAATTAAAATATAACAAAGTAAGGGATAGCCATGGACTTTATCAATAATACCCAGTTCCCTGCCTTAAGCTTTGAGGGCATTGACCAACTTGACCAAAGCTTTCATGTGGTGGTGATGCGACAAACCTATACGTGGAATGACAAAGGCTTATTGATTCTGGCAGATGAACAAGACCCTCTATGTATGGAAGATGTCCTAGTCAATCGAGATGACTTAATGAGCGGGGTGATTGAAGAGTCAGACTTATGCCATTATAAACCCAACTGCGACGTACTCATCATTGGGTCTGCCTATGCCCCAAGCCATGCTGACCAACAATTTACAGCAAGCTTAAAGGTACAAACCCCTGATAAAGTCTTGTATACTCAGCCGATTAAAGCAAGTAAGTATCTATTTGCCGACACCCTGCAACCTAAGAAAAAAATTTCACAAACCCTCTCGGGCACTGTCCTTATTCAAAAAACCCTTAACATCACTGCCCCCAGTGTTGCCATTCGTCAAGTAGAGGGTATCACAGGGAAACTACGCTACCAAATCAAACCCCAACCAATGCCCCACAAAGTAAGTTTGAATCCCAGTAGCAGTTTTGGGGGCTATTGTGTGATAGAAGAGCACAATCCAGGGCTAAGTGAAATTCCAAATGAAGAACAAATACCTGCTGATGATAGAGTAGGCATACGACTAAACCCACAACATGGCGTGTTAGGCTATTTTAGCCAAGACAACCATAACCCCTATGGTAAAGGCTATGTGTCATCAGCCTATGCCAAAGCCATCCAGCCTGATATCCTTGAATTACCGCAAATCTATCATTCTGACTACCCCTTACAAGCTTATCATATCAACAGTCTGGCAAACGGTAAGCTTGATGCCCAAACCCATCGTTCATTAGTGCAAGGTTTTGGTATCAGAGCCAAAAGTCACCCTGAGCGACATCAGTATCTAGGCAAAATCGACCAAGCCTTTATTGACAGTGACCGCTATATTCCAGAGGGCTTTGACTTTGCCATTTGGAACTGTGCTTACCCTGACCAACAAACTGAAAAACTTGTTGGTAATGAATGGCTGACCCTCATCAATCTATGTCACCCACAAATCACCGCTGCCCACACAGACCGACAGGGTAATGTGCAGTTGCGACTGTATTTACCAGAAACCTTGGCTTATCTAGTCACTAAGTCCAACAATCCTGAGTA contains:
- a CDS encoding DUF2169 domain-containing protein, with translation MDFINNTQFPALSFEGIDQLDQSFHVVVMRQTYTWNDKGLLILADEQDPLCMEDVLVNRDDLMSGVIEESDLCHYKPNCDVLIIGSAYAPSHADQQFTASLKVQTPDKVLYTQPIKASKYLFADTLQPKKKISQTLSGTVLIQKTLNITAPSVAIRQVEGITGKLRYQIKPQPMPHKVSLNPSSSFGGYCVIEEHNPGLSEIPNEEQIPADDRVGIRLNPQHGVLGYFSQDNHNPYGKGYVSSAYAKAIQPDILELPQIYHSDYPLQAYHINSLANGKLDAQTHRSLVQGFGIRAKSHPERHQYLGKIDQAFIDSDRYIPEGFDFAIWNCAYPDQQTEKLVGNEWLTLINLCHPQITAAHTDRQGNVQLRLYLPETLAYLVTKSNNPEYPESEVPMKLDTVIIRPDDQKVHLVWRGIIAGEYDPNVILLDTADRAKQQAILAQHFTQKGDIIRPYEEV